The proteins below come from a single Geothermobacter hydrogeniphilus genomic window:
- the trfA gene encoding plasmid replication initiator TrfA, whose amino-acid sequence MDDFIEKIQIDPPTPTSVLDGDIHTILNRLKAEMEDGPKYLPDWADSENTRGATPNEIVRSALFTARNRNQSRIYFKDEPIVVTGSGSISYRGEELRQDDELVWFRLLQMGKGQPLGELIHFTPYSFLKSIGWRVNNWGYRHLKTSLSRMKATAVHLSSDRLGTVVVGLIDFFRYWDPDTHSPLSMWEVQLSPVLSKLFVDQEFTLIDLEQRKALPEGIATKLHSYWSSHREPYPVRIETLQKLCGSDNELRFFKRKLKQALQHLVRVGFLEEWLIVDGMVRVVRK is encoded by the coding sequence ATGGATGATTTCATCGAAAAAATTCAGATCGACCCCCCAACGCCTACGTCTGTTCTGGACGGGGATATCCATACCATTCTGAACCGGCTGAAAGCCGAAATGGAAGATGGTCCCAAATATCTCCCGGACTGGGCCGACTCGGAAAACACCAGGGGGGCGACTCCAAACGAGATTGTCCGATCGGCGCTTTTCACGGCCCGGAACAGGAATCAGTCCCGGATCTATTTCAAGGACGAGCCGATCGTTGTGACCGGGAGCGGTTCCATTTCCTATCGCGGTGAAGAGTTGCGGCAGGACGACGAACTGGTCTGGTTTCGGCTGCTGCAGATGGGCAAGGGCCAACCTCTTGGGGAGTTGATCCATTTCACTCCCTACTCCTTTCTGAAGTCGATTGGCTGGCGGGTCAACAATTGGGGCTACCGGCACCTCAAGACAAGCCTCTCCCGAATGAAGGCAACCGCCGTCCATCTCTCTTCAGACCGTCTTGGAACCGTTGTTGTCGGCCTGATCGATTTCTTCAGGTACTGGGACCCTGACACGCATTCTCCGCTGTCCATGTGGGAAGTCCAGCTTTCGCCAGTCCTGAGCAAGTTGTTCGTAGACCAGGAATTTACCCTGATCGACCTGGAGCAGCGCAAGGCTCTTCCGGAGGGTATTGCCACCAAACTGCACAGCTATTGGTCCAGCCATAGGGAACCTTATCCCGTCAGGATCGAAACCCTGCAAAAACTCTGCGGCAGCGACAACGAACTCCGTTTTTTCAAGCGAAAGCTCAAGCAGGCACTCCAGCACCTGGTGCGGGTCGGATTTCTGGAAGAGTGGCTGATTGTGGACGGGATGGTGCGTGTCGTCAGGAAGTGA
- a CDS encoding helix-turn-helix domain-containing protein, whose amino-acid sequence MTLGKRIRQVRGNRKISAFIEGYGICPNTLMNYEADRRRPDAAFLMRLCEREGVEPNWLLGFKDAGDESVTYKRHVLEMVAAETARRATFQVGPKMGKLLTLAYERAVMTNAGRRQVEEIVRDLLEFLDGCESEELERPESLDDPLSQIAC is encoded by the coding sequence ATGACGCTAGGGAAAAGAATACGGCAGGTTCGTGGAAACAGGAAAATTTCCGCTTTCATTGAAGGGTACGGCATTTGCCCCAATACCTTGATGAATTATGAGGCTGATAGAAGGCGACCGGACGCGGCATTCCTGATGCGCCTGTGCGAAAGGGAGGGTGTTGAGCCGAACTGGCTCCTTGGGTTCAAGGACGCTGGGGATGAGAGCGTGACCTATAAAAGACATGTTCTGGAAATGGTGGCTGCCGAGACGGCAAGAAGGGCGACTTTTCAGGTCGGACCCAAAATGGGAAAGCTTCTGACTCTGGCCTATGAACGGGCGGTTATGACAAATGCGGGTCGGAGACAGGTGGAAGAAATAGTCCGTGACCTTCTGGAATTCCTGGATGGCTGTGAAAGCGAAGAACTGGAACGTCCAGAGAGCCTTGACGATCCCCTCTCTCAGATTGCCTGTTGA
- a CDS encoding ParM/StbA family protein — MVVDDGVDEKGNVANIGYERSYTMVFVCDLGFSSLKWVYGENKGRIVSAFRRSHDGLVVGEDALLTAGSSYLKTLEDLVHHYPAFVDEAAAVARVPEKTPLVIGLPYGAWVAEKDKPAGVVTTLTKILNGSGWPDVRILPQGLGGVRLFLDRLPGRSGNILAVDIGFNTVIFTLVDGGSRSIIYGDTFYKRGVHQMATQLLLPAIRDFAPSRTFTPVEISYLIEQGYVQYGFERHDISSEIEVAAKAYIEDVLRDIHGELQAHLGLKASFETVLVFGGGATLIRDIIDSKRVAIEILSEPEYANALGFALSDG; from the coding sequence TTGGTTGTCGACGATGGCGTAGACGAAAAAGGCAACGTAGCCAACATTGGCTACGAAAGGAGCTACACAATGGTATTTGTCTGTGATCTGGGGTTCTCTTCGTTGAAGTGGGTCTATGGGGAAAACAAGGGGCGGATCGTCTCGGCTTTCAGGCGGAGCCATGATGGACTGGTGGTCGGTGAGGACGCTCTGCTGACGGCAGGTTCAAGTTATCTCAAAACGCTGGAAGACCTGGTGCATCACTATCCGGCTTTTGTGGATGAGGCGGCGGCGGTTGCGCGTGTCCCTGAAAAAACTCCCCTGGTGATTGGTCTTCCCTACGGGGCCTGGGTTGCCGAAAAGGACAAGCCCGCAGGGGTGGTAACGACCCTGACGAAAATCCTCAATGGATCGGGGTGGCCCGATGTGAGGATTCTTCCGCAGGGCCTTGGAGGTGTCCGCCTTTTCCTGGATCGGCTCCCGGGGCGATCGGGAAACATTCTGGCGGTTGATATCGGCTTCAATACCGTTATCTTCACCCTGGTCGACGGGGGATCACGCTCCATCATCTATGGCGACACGTTTTATAAACGCGGAGTTCACCAGATGGCGACGCAGCTCCTTCTTCCGGCCATTCGCGACTTTGCGCCATCGAGGACGTTTACACCGGTGGAGATCAGCTATCTGATCGAGCAGGGATATGTTCAATACGGGTTCGAGCGCCATGACATAAGCAGTGAAATCGAGGTGGCGGCCAAGGCATATATTGAGGATGTCTTGCGGGATATTCACGGTGAGCTTCAGGCCCATCTTGGACTGAAGGCGTCCTTTGAGACGGTCCTGGTCTTTGGCGGCGGGGCGACTCTGATCAGGGATATCATTGACTCCAAGAGGGTCGCGATCGAAATTCTGTCAGAACCTGAATATGCAAACGCTCTTGGGTTTGCCCTGTCGGACGGCTAG
- a CDS encoding IS3 family transposase (programmed frameshift), with the protein MVSKRRKYTREFKVETVNLITGSDQSVAEVARDLEIHPNTLYKWIRQYSENPVEAFPGKGKQVSEAEELSRLRRENQRLKMERDILKKNGHLLQRPEVIFGFMQQHEAKFPIAVMCDVLNVSRSGYYAWRRKSESERGQANAKLLETIRKAHRDSRGTYGSPRVYRELKKQDIPCSENRVARLMREDGLRAKTKRRYKATTNSKHDFPVAPNLLQRDFSPAKPNQVWAGDITYIWTTEGWLYLAVVIDLFSRSVVGWAMDKRMTRQLVMNALTMAVQRRQPSSGLIFHSDRGSQYASADFQSLLTRHGIRCSMSRKGDCWDNAPVESFFGSLKQELVFHQRYPTRFHARQSIFEYIERFYNRRRLHSTLGYKSPAEYEAVYFKLAA; encoded by the exons ATGGTTTCGAAAAGAAGGAAGTACACTCGTGAATTCAAGGTCGAGACGGTTAACTTGATAACCGGCAGCGACCAGTCTGTTGCCGAGGTGGCCAGAGATCTGGAGATCCACCCCAACACGCTCTACAAGTGGATTCGTCAATACAGCGAGAATCCCGTTGAGGCCTTTCCCGGCAAAGGAAAACAGGTCTCAGAAGCTGAGGAACTCAGCCGTCTCAGACGTGAAAACCAACGCCTGAAAATGGAGCGTGACATCTTAAAAAAA AATGGCCATCTTCTCCAACGACCCGAAGTGATCTTTGGCTTTATGCAGCAACACGAAGCCAAATTTCCCATCGCGGTCATGTGTGATGTGCTGAACGTCTCCCGCAGTGGCTACTATGCCTGGCGTAGAAAGTCCGAATCCGAGCGGGGCCAGGCGAATGCCAAGCTGCTTGAGACGATCCGTAAGGCGCATCGCGACAGCCGGGGCACCTATGGGAGTCCCCGCGTTTATCGGGAACTCAAAAAGCAGGATATTCCCTGCAGTGAGAATCGCGTCGCCCGCCTGATGCGGGAAGATGGCCTACGTGCGAAAACGAAACGGCGCTACAAGGCAACGACGAACTCAAAACATGATTTTCCGGTCGCACCGAACCTGCTGCAGCGGGATTTTTCTCCCGCAAAGCCCAATCAGGTCTGGGCCGGTGACATCACCTATATTTGGACCACCGAAGGCTGGCTTTACCTGGCGGTGGTCATCGACCTGTTCTCCAGGTCGGTTGTTGGTTGGGCCATGGACAAGCGCATGACCCGACAACTGGTTATGAATGCGCTGACGATGGCGGTGCAAAGGCGACAGCCATCATCAGGGCTCATATTTCACTCTGATCGCGGCTCACAGTATGCCAGTGCAGACTTCCAGTCGTTACTGACCAGGCATGGCATACGTTGCAGCATGAGCCGCAAGGGCGATTGCTGGGACAACGCCCCGGTTGAAAGTTTCTTTGGCAGTCTGAAGCAGGAACTGGTATTTCACCAGAGATATCCGACCCGCTTCCACGCTCGCCAGAGCATTTTTGAGTACATCGAGCGGTTCTATAACCGGCGCCGTTTGCACTCAACACTGGGTTATAAAAGCCCGGCTGAATACGAGGCGGTCTATTTTAAACTTGCAGCCTAA